A genomic region of Eucalyptus grandis isolate ANBG69807.140 chromosome 5, ASM1654582v1, whole genome shotgun sequence contains the following coding sequences:
- the LOC120293909 gene encoding uncharacterized protein LOC120293909 translates to MRKAWKTENFTCATLEPGLFSFSFHSEAEAQRVLQSGPWSFSSHLLILRQCEPDTPEFCYDYNHCDFWVKFFGLPYGRVTYDVIEEIASKLGAIVEVKLEEKETCTYKVGKARVTLPLENPLKTGVIVNLDNKKLWVEFKYERLPYYCYSCGRIGHYATECTEIPYKESGLEQNLPARCGDWLRAKVRELSPYGKIFYGKKELPPNEVDVVLETPLSPAPATEQNSSPSSQQTQVCDTRLKGKETYKPSSARELILVEVKSPQKRGNCRIDEESILTLHEEQMKEAEVGLEMTPLQSRKGSV, encoded by the coding sequence ATGAGGAAAGCTTGGAAGACGGAGAACTTTACCTGCGCAACGCTGGAACCAGGTTtattctctttctccttccatTCGGAAGCTGAGGCACAGAGAGTACTTCAATCGGGACCTTGGTCATTCTCCAGCCATCTCCTCATCCTTAGGCAGTGCGAACCTGATACACCAGAGTTCTGTTATGACTACAATCACTGTGATTTCTGGGTAAAGTTCTTTGGTTTACCCTATGGGAGAGTTACCTATGATGTGATTGAAGAAATAGCCTCCAAACTAGGAGCAATTGTTGAAGTAAAGCTAGAGGAAAAGGAAACTTGCACCTACAAAGTGGGTAAAGCCCGAGTGACACTGCCTTTAGAAAACCCGTTGAAAACTGGTGTAATTGTGAATCTAGATAATAAGAAGCTGTGGGTCGAATTTAAATACGAACGACTACCCTACTATTGTTACTCATGTGGCAGAATTGGCCATTATGCAACGGAATGTACCGAAATACCTTACAAGGAGTCAGGGCTGGAACAGAACTTACCGGCCAGATGTGGGGATTGGCTGCGAGCTAAGGTGAGGGAACTAAGTCCCTATGGTAAGATATTCTATGGAAAGAAGGAACTTCCTCCCAACGAAGTGGATGTAGTGCTTGAAACCCCATTATCTCCTGCACCTGCAACAGAACAGAATAGTTCACCATCATCCCAGCAAACCCAGGTATGTGATACTCGCCTAAAAGGAAAGGAAACTTACAAGCCTTCCTCAGCTCGGGAACTAATTCTGGTTGAAGTGAAAAGCCCCCAGAAGAGGGGAAATTGCCGCATTGATGAGGAATCAATCTTGACACTCCATGAGGAACAGATGAAGGAAGCTGAAGTTGGGCTGGAGATGACCCCCCTGCAAAGTCGAAAGGGAAGTGTGTGA
- the LOC120293908 gene encoding uncharacterized protein LOC120293908, which yields MTCPCNLEFHKERTTRKAKAKSCLYAAVSPTIFSRIMACELAKAIWDFLKAEYQGDERIISMKGLNLIIEFERLQMKESKTIKEYSDKLISIANQARVLGTDLSDNRLVQKILVSLPEGFEATITSLENTKDLSQIKLAELLSALQAQEQRRLIRLEGSTKGALLAKEQQNVARKVKKWKGKKGKGSSGSEAATGENSAGLQREEINDKVRHMLQFSKSWLVDSGCTNHMTSDETLFINLDKSLKSIVRIGNGEYLEVKNLLSVGQLVEKGFKVIFEEEKCLIFDSSGQELFKIKMQQKSFSLNPLEKE from the exons ATGACGTGTCCGTGCAACCTAGAGTTTCACAAGGAGAGGACAACAAGGAAAGCAAAGGCAAAGTCTTGTTTATATGCTGCTGTCTCACCTACCATTTTCAGCAGAATTATGGCTTGTGAATTAGCCAAAGCTATATGGGACTTCCTCAAAGCTGAGTATCAAGGAGATGAGAGGATTATAAGCATGAAGGGGCTAAACCTGATCATAGAATTCGAGAGACTGCAGATGAAGGAATCTAAGACAATTAAGGAGTATTCTGATAAGTTGATAAGCATTGCAAATCAGGCAAGAGTTCTAGGCACTGACCTCTCTGATAATAGGCTAGTGCAAAAGATTCTTGTCTCCTTACCCGAAGGGTTTGAGGCAACCATTACCTCTTTGGAGAATACCAAGGATTTGTCTCAAATCAAGTTGGCAGAATTGCTAAGTGCTCTACAAGCACAAGAGCAAAGGAGGTTAATTAGGCTGGAAGGAAGTACAAAAGGAGCTTTGCTAGCCAAAGAACAACAAAATGTAGCAAGAAAAGTCAAGAAgtggaaagggaagaaaggaaagggtaGTAGTGGTTCAGAAGCTGCTACAGGAGAGAATAGTGCCG GTCTGCAAAGAGAAGAGATCAACGACAAGGTGAGGCACATGCTGCAGTTCAGCAAGAG TTGGCTTGTTGATAGTGGTTGCACAAACCATATGACAAGTGATGAAACGTTGTTTATAAACCTTGACAAGTCGTTGAAGTCAATAGTGAGGATTGGGAATGGGGAGTACTTAGAAGTGAAG aattTGCTGAGTGTGGGGCAGTTGGTAGAAAAGGGATTTAAGGTGATATTTGAAGAAGAGAAGTGTTTGATCTTTGACTCCAGTGGTCAAGAGTTGTTCAAGATAAAAATGCAACAGaagagtttttctttgaatcctcTTGAGAAGGAGTAG
- the LOC104446934 gene encoding F-box protein CPR1 — protein MMRLENNLPHEIVLEILKRLPVKPLMRFKCVSKLWLCTIEDPNFVAMHLKHSTLGGTNWYILLTDWYFSRDQRSSLYPQKSLTLASQSEIEVPFISPNGYYGVVGSCNGLICFAETNAEDRIQRIFLWNLFTRKHKAILSSLPDYPFVDMYAAHMVLGFGYSDRIDDYKVVRITYFPDKYGRYLGEIDPKVDVYSLCANLWQTVEFNFKCELSHFSRVSFNGNLHWLSMGVDEDRRRSFRSIITFGVAGEVFNEMALPKSCFIGITYNRAYLAELNSSLALLINRRDLIGRSYEKCYIWVMSKYGVPDSWTKLHTLDLNEGVSRFHGFTRSGELLMQTYQHELISWDPSVGLTRLLRKLGRFDLVTMVESLVFP, from the coding sequence ATGATGAGGCTGGAGAACAACCTCCCTCATGAGATAGTCCTCGAAATTCTCAAGAGATTACCTGTGAAGCCTCTCATGAGATTCAAATGTGTCTCCAAATTGTGGCTTTGCACAATTGAAGATCCGAACTTCGTGGCCATGCACTTGAAGCACTCCACTTTGGGTGGCACAAATTGGTATATTCTTCTTACAGATTGGTACTTTTCTCGCGATCAAAGAAGCTCTCTGTATCCACAAAAGTCTCTTACACTGGCTTCTCaatcagaaattgaagttcCATTTATTAGCCCAAATGGCTATTATGGTGTCGTGGGTTCGTGCAATGGATTGATCTGTTTTGCTGAGACTAATGCTGAAGATCGCATTCAAAGgatatttttgtggaatttgTTCACTAGAAAGCACAAGGCGATTCTAAGTTCGCTTCCGGATTATCCGTTTGTTGACATGTATGCTGCTCATATGGTTCTAGGATTTGGATACAGCGATAGGATTGATGACTACAAGGTTGTTAGGATTACTTATTTTCCTGATAAATACGGAAGATACTTGGGCGAAATAGATCCTAAAGTTGACGTATATAGCCTTTGTGCAAATTTGTGGCAGAcagttgaattcaatttcaagtgCGAGCTGAGCCACTTTTCGAGGGTCTCTTTCAATGGAAATTTGCATTGGCTATCGATGGGTGTCGATGAGGACCGTCGCCGATCCTTTAGATCAATTATCACATTTGGGGTAGCAGGTGAGGTCTTCAACGAAATGGCATTGCCGAAGAGCTGTTTCATTGGAATCACATATAATCGTGCTTACCTAGCAGAACTTAATAGCTCGTTGGCACTGCTAATTAATCGTAGGGACCTGATAGGTCGATCTTACGAGAAGTGTTACATTTGGGTTATGTCTAAATATGGCGTGCCTGATTCTTGGACTAAGCTGCATACCTTGGATCTCAATGAAGGAGTGTCAAGATTTCATGGCTTCACAAGAAGTGGCGAGCTTCTTATGCAAACGTACCAACATGAGCTGATTTCGTGGGATCCGAGTGTGGGACTGACCCGACTCCTTCGAAAATTGGGGAGATTTGATCTAGTAACTATGGTGGAGAGCCTGGTTTTCCCATAG